Genomic DNA from Brassica rapa cultivar Chiifu-401-42 chromosome A04, CAAS_Brap_v3.01, whole genome shotgun sequence:
TCATTTGATTTCTGGGGGACTGCAGGTGACAACACAGACTTATATACATACTGCCAAGTGAAGACATTGTTGATCACAAACGGTTTACTCCTTTTTATGTTCTTTTGGTTGAGCACAGATGGCTCAAGTTGGACTCAGAGGAGTGAGTCAAAAGGAAGAGTTTTGCAAAATGGTGAAAGACGCGGTGCAGAGTAATGTTGTTGATCTTATTGTAATGGTCGCATCTTTAAGTTTGTGGTTGCTAGGCCTGAGGGTTTGGTTTTCGGTTTTATTGGTTCTAGAGATTTAGGAATATTtcggttatttataaaatttggttcAGTTATTTCGGTTTTCCGGTTCTAAAGACTTAGGAATCTTtcagttatttataaaatttggttcGGTTATTTCGTTTTTCGGTTCGGTGTGGGCAGTAAAGTTGGGAACCGGCTAATATCGGATAAAAATTTCAGGGctaaaattttggtttggtaCTGTTCGGTTCTATGGTTCCGGATAAATGTGTCTATGCCTGCCTAGTGGTTACATTCATTTcattattgtttgttttattagTAGTGTGAGAGTGTTTTATTCATTATGCTGGTTTTTATTCAGATGCAAAAGAAGGCTCATGGATTCTTGGTGGTGGATGGAACAATGATTTCTGGGGAGGAGAGTTGCCCTCTGCGTCATGGATTGATGAAATCTCTCCTCATAATCCTGTAACAGAAGAAACCTGCTGATATTCTGTGTTTTGTCAATAGTTTACATCATTGCTTtatttactctctttttttggCCGTCATGTAGGTTTGGTTGATTAGGATGGATGGTCATATGGCTTTGGCGAATTCCCTCACCCTTAAGATTGCTGGTGTTACCAGTTTAACGGAAGATCCAGTTGGTGGAACCATAATGAGATTGCCTAGTGGCGGTAATGCTTAATGTATATTTTGATATAGCAACTTAACCTGCTTACCAATGCTTTGAATTGTAGAGAAGCTTTCTATGCTGTGGTTTGTGTACTAAAATCAGTTGGTGTTTGCTTTTATGAATGACCACAGAGCCTACAGGTCTTTTGATAGATGCTGCTATGGAGCTTGTCACTTCCTTCGTTAAAGAAGTCTCGGTGGATGAACGTAGGGAAGCACTTGTTAGAGCTAGCAAGTATGCTTTGACTAGAGGTGTGACAACTGTTGTTGATCTTGGAAGATATTATCCTGGCACTACAGATGAGCTCTCCTGGATTGACTTTGAAGGTGCATTACATTGTCAATACTCATACTTGCATGCTGCTTTGGTTTTGTCCAAACTCATTACTTTTTTTATGGTACAGATGTCTATCTATGGGCTGACTcaacgaagaagatgatgatacGTACTTGCTTGTTTTTCCCCATCACGACATGGTCACGTTTATCGGTATGAGTCTTCTTCAAAAGCcacttttgttttctaataaatgGAATGCGTATTTGTAGAAGCAGCTGTGCTTATCTTCTTTGGCTTCTCGTAGGATCTTAAGCTTCAGAAGGGACATGTATTGAGTGAATGGTTGTACCTCGGTGGCGTCAAAGCATTTATTGATGGCTCTCTAGGTTCCAACAGTGCTCTTTTCTACGAGGTGAAGATTACTTTAAATTCATCTgttatacattaattaaacatattatTGAAACACACATTATAGCATTTCATAAGCAACAATCACACGGTTTGTATCTTTCTGCAGGAATATATTGACACACCTAACAATCATGGGTTAGAAGTGATGGATCCTGAGATACTTTCAAACCTCACAATGGCAGCTGACAAATCAGGGCTTCAGGTGCTCCATTGCTTACTTCTGTCCATTGCATTTAACAACTCAGATAAGTTGCTTATTCACCTGTCTTGTTGATAAAGGTTGCTATCCATGCTATAGGAGACAAAGCAAATGATATGATTCTTGACATGTACGAATCCGTTGCTGCAGCCAATGGAGAACGGGATAGAAGATTTAGGGTGAAGACTAATCTTTCTTCTCTGAGCTATTTACTTCTGTCATTACTTAACATCTCTGAGATACTGCCTTACAGATTGAGCATGCGCAACATTTAGCAACAGGATCTTCCGCCAGGTTTGGTCGACATCACATTGTAGCCTCAGTGCAGGTTAGTCAGTCACTTTCCACCCAGCATTTGCTGCATTTGGACATTCAGACTTATATGCTTGATCTAACATATCTAAGCCTCTTGTGAACAGCCAGATCATTTGCTTGATGATGCTGATACTGCTCCTAAGAAGCTCGGTTTTGACAGAGCTGAAAAGGAGTCTTATCTATTTCATTCTCTCTTAAATGGCAATGCACTTGTGGCTTTTGGTTCAGACTGGCCTGTACGTCCATCTATATAACCTGCAACATAGAAACTTTTACATGTTTTCAAACTAAAAGAACTGAAGCTTACTTCGTTCGTATTTGCTTCAGGTGGCTGACATTAACCCGTTGCACAGTATCAGAACCGCGGTTAAACGAATACCTCCCAAGTGGGATCACGCTTGGATTCCATCTGAATGCATCTCTTTCACCGATGCCTTGACTGCGTAATAAGCCTCTTCTCTAGCCTTTTGAAAGTATTAATAATAGTTGATCTTTGTCAAATGCAAATGGCAGGTACACGATATCAGCGGCACGAGCAGCCTTTCTTGATGATCACTTGGGGTCTTTATCTCCAGGGAAGCTTGcggattttgtaatattgtcAACGAATTCGTGGGACGAGTTCTCAAAAGACGGCTCTGCTTCGGTGTTAGCAACGTACGTAGGAGGAAAGCAAGTGCACCCTTGAGTTGGTGAAATCCATATTCCATACACAAGTGTTGTGAACTAAGTATCTGACAAGTCAGTTCTCTGTTTGCCTATGCGCCTTGTGTAGTATGTACCGATATAAACTTTAGCCCACCAGTTACAGTATAATCGATATATAAACACCAGTTTTGCTCAAAGATTTTCACAAAATCAGATGTTACATTAATGTTACAAAAGGTACATTATACACTACTAGGCTACTACAACTCTTTGTAAAGCTTCTATGAGGATAAATCTAGTATTCACAAGTTACAAGAAACAGTCCAAACAGAGGAGATTTGCTCTTTGTGATCACAGGTTATCAGAATCATATGGAAAAAATACGAGTTTAAAGAGTTTCTTCCGGTTGAAAATTACCTTTAACCCATATGGGAGGAGCGTTTGTAGCATTTGCAATGAGGAATGACATTGCAATATCGCACAGCTCCTGTTATTAGATGCATCTCATGATTAGGATTATGTGTTTTAATCTCATAACACGAGATACAAAAAACACAAAGAGAGGGAACTAAACCTGTTATTGGTTGTGAACTCTCTGATAGATGCCGGCATGTCGTTTGTGTAAAGGCTGCggtactttttttttgtggaagaAGGCTGCCTTTGAGAGTATCATGCTATATGTACCACTCCACCAAACCGACCACCATCCACTGTAGCTGTAGTAATTGGCTTTTATCATTTTGCAAAAATTGAAGTCTGACATAATGTAAGAAAGATAATTCCAAACATCATCTACTGAGTCGTCCAAATAGcataaaaatatgtttgttcatttattttttaatctttaaaattttgtataaattttgaCCTATAAAACTGATAGGATTTATCGCATGttagtcatgttcttgtttaaCGAATaatgaaagttttttttaaacgttTTTTTTTAACGTCTGAACTCAATTAAGAAGTGAGAACCAAAGTTCAAAGGGTACAACAAAGGTACAACAAACCGAAATAGAAGACAAAGGAAAAGCGCAAACACCAACAATATGATCTTTAAGGGAATGACTTAACAACTGTTGGTAATAGTTTTGTTGCTTCTCATATAAcccaatagaaaaaaaaattaatcatccCGCTTATGGAAAATTAACATGCTTTcagttttattataaaaagtttCTAAGCATTAGCTCCAATGGGAACATTCTTGAATCTTGATGTTCCGTAAAGGGTTTCTTCAAAGCGGATGATCTCGTTCTTTGAGCCATAAGCAACTTGAGTTCTATCGTCGAGGTTGACGATGGTCTTGTCGAGCACAGACTTGTATCCATCACTGCTGAATCCACCAGCATTCTCAATGAGTAGGCCTAAAGGAGCCACTTCGAACAAGAGTCTCAACTTTGCCTTAGCCGTAGGAGAAGTCACGTTTGTGAAGATTCCTTTCTCCTTCACAATAATCTGCATGccacacacaaaaaaattgttttaagtCAAGTTTCATTCACAAGTAGAAATCT
This window encodes:
- the LOC103863134 gene encoding protein LONG AFTER FAR-RED 3, which translates into the protein MNRFVVVSAAVFLLISLAYLPLLNQLYWSTLTSLIPPVRVVADLVVTNGTIFTSDKSLPFADSMAIRNGRILKVGSFTTLKDFVGDGTVGVNLEGKVVVPGLIDSHVHLISGGLQMAQVGLRGVSQKEEFCKMVKDAVQNAKEGSWILGGGWNNDFWGGELPSASWIDEISPHNPVWLIRMDGHMALANSLTLKIAGVTSLTEDPVGGTIMRLPSGEPTGLLIDAAMELVTSFVKEVSVDERREALVRASKYALTRGVTTVVDLGRYYPGTTDELSWIDFEDVYLWADSTKKMMIRTCLFFPITTWSRLSDLKLQKGHVLSEWLYLGGVKAFIDGSLGSNSALFYEEYIDTPNNHGLEVMDPEILSNLTMAADKSGLQVAIHAIGDKANDMILDMYESVAAANGERDRRFRIEHAQHLATGSSARFGRHHIVASVQPDHLLDDADTAPKKLGFDRAEKESYLFHSLLNGNALVAFGSDWPVADINPLHSIRTAVKRIPPKWDHAWIPSECISFTDALTAYTISAARAAFLDDHLGSLSPGKLADFVILSTNSWDEFSKDGSASVLATYVGGKQVHP